From Megalobrama amblycephala isolate DHTTF-2021 linkage group LG8, ASM1881202v1, whole genome shotgun sequence, the proteins below share one genomic window:
- the sp7 gene encoding LOW QUALITY PROTEIN: transcription factor Sp7 (The sequence of the model RefSeq protein was modified relative to this genomic sequence to represent the inferred CDS: inserted 1 base in 1 codon), whose amino-acid sequence MAASILEEETRYGSSPLAMLTATCNKFGSTSPVRDSATPGKAGSTAPVKKAYSMTSELQSPKNGRGNEGVADTYSGSFSSAGGLLTPTGSPPPAPTGAYGSDYNPFSTFRPXSASQDPSLLGSKATADCLASVNTYLDMTHPYGSWYKSIHSGITAAPANATSSWWDVHTNSNWLSAGQPQPDGLQAPLQPVAPQASLNPQMPSYTPDFTPLNPAPYPSVGLSSSSHLLQSSQHMIPQDMYKPKPVTTSGILDNSMGLKPTRGSGGYTGGSSTGRSSCDCPNCQELERLGASAASLRKKPVHSCHIPGCGKVYGKASHLKAHLRWHTGERPFVCNWLFCGKRFTRSDELERHVRTHTREKKFTCLLCNKRFTRSDHLSKHQKTHTEASMQGKGPEEEAEPRGAEEPTDSGKVAPVGSAGGMQDPTVGGEEKSSTGNGVDNSSGLLEI is encoded by the exons ATGGCCGCGTCGATTCTGGAG GAGGAAACACGTTATGGATCCAGTCCCTTGGCTATGCTAACCGCCACCTGCAACAAATTTGGGAGCACCAGTCCAGTCCGAGACTCCGCCACACCTGGCAAAGCGGGAAGCACAGCACCGGTTAAGAAAGCCTACAGCATGACCTCTGAACTCCAGAGCCCTAAGAATGGACGAGGCAACGAGGGCGTCGCGGACACTTACAGCGGCTCCTTCAGCTCCGCCGGTGGCTTGCTCACCCCAACCGGCAGCCCTCCGCCTGCTCCCACGGGAGCATACGGCTCCGACTACAACCCGTTCTCCACCTTCAGAC CGAGTGCCTCTCAGGACCCTTCGCTCTTGGGGAGCAAAGCCACTGCGGACTGCCTGGCCAGCGTCAATACCTACTTGGACATGACGCACCCCTATGGCTCATGGTACAAGAGCATCCATTCCGGAATCACAGCCGCACCTGCGAACGCCACTTCTTCTTGGTGGGACGTCCACACCAACTCGAACTGGCTTAGCGCTGGGCAACCTCAACCCGACGGCCTCCAAGCGCCCTTGCAGCCGGTAGCTCCGCAAGCGTCCCTCAATCCCCAGATGCCGAGCTACACTCCCGATTTCACGCCTCTCAACCCAGCGCCGTACCCGTCCGTAGGCTTGAGTTCGTCCTCACACTTGCTCCAGTCCTCACAGCACATGATCCCGCAGGACATGTACAAGCCCAAGCCTGTAACCACTTCTGGAATCCTGGACAATTCCATGGGGCTCAAACCAACCCGAGGCTCGGGCGGATACACGGGCGGCTCCTCCACCGGAAGGTCTTCTTGCGATTGCCCGAACTGCCAGGAGCTGGAAAGGCTCGGCGCGTCCGCCGCATCCCTGCGCAAGAAGCCCGTCCACAGCTGCCACATTCCCGGCTGTGGAAAGGTCTACGGCAAGGCCTCGCATCTGAAAGCTCACCTGCGTTGGCACACGGGCGAAAGACCCTTCGTCTGCAACTGGCTGTTCTGCGGGAAACGCTTCACTCGCTCCGACGAACTGGAGCGCCACGTCCGCACCCACACGCGAGAGAAGAAGTTCACGTGCCTCCTGTGCAATAAGCGCTTCACTCGTAGCGACCACCTCAGCAAACATCAGAAGACGCACACGGAAGCTAGCATGCAGGGGAAAGGGCCGGAAGAGGAAGCCGAGCCCAGAGGAGCCGAGGAGCCTACAGATTCCGGTAAAGTGGCTCCTGTGGGATCCGCCGGCGGCATGCAGGACCCTACCGTCGGTGGGGAAGAGAAGAGCAGCACGGGGAACGGTGTGGACAACAGCAGCGGGCTTCTGGAGATATAA